A single region of the Nicotiana sylvestris chromosome 6, ASM39365v2, whole genome shotgun sequence genome encodes:
- the LOC104220202 gene encoding uncharacterized protein isoform X2, whose product MAKEKKKKKLEHQNPSPSKPADEEAEQEGRNDTQYSQHQEIDKVKSDNTKKKKKEKQLAVTIETIAESPNKTSPIVGYFSSGYDPLRNNDSNAQLYRNVKRNNRLQLVVSPNGAPVDFVGTNYSGEATSAQLCTYSLGVLDKETQTLKIVPIAANKIIRLEPRVRGSDAPENEDPDTVKQELTAEERTDKMRELTQMYSSKKSIRQARKLDSLRQQEDTGNQEEFDRNIAGAINKEALEVAVTTDNARNIPPHDLAATAPELAYPLNRIILEGEWDYLLDVLKLTEAGAEMKPDLYPSFVCNRSYKLEHIQCDETRSLL is encoded by the exons ATggctaaagaaaagaagaagaagaagctcgaGCACCAAAACCCTAGCCCTAGCAAACCCGCCGATGAAGAAGCAGAACAAGAAGGCAGAAATGATACACAATACTCCCAACATCAAGAAATTGACAAAGTAAAATCCGATAAtacgaagaagaaaaagaaagagaagcaGCTTGCTGTGACAATTGAAACCATCGCTGAAAGCCCTAATAAAACATCTCCGATTGTTGGTTACTTCTCGTCGGGTTATGACCCGTTAAGGAACAATGACAGCAATGCTCAGTTATATAGGAATGTGAAAAGGAACAACCGGTTACAGCTTGTGGTGAGCCCGAACGGGGCGCCGGTGGATTTTGTAGGGACCAATTATTCCGGTGAGGCAACGTCCGCTCAGTTATGCACTTACTCGCTTGGGGTGCTGGATAAGGAAACCCAAACTCTCAAGATTGTACCTATTGCTGCTAACAAG ATAATTAGGTTGGAACCTAGAGTTAGAGGGTCAGATGCACCGGAAAATGAAGATCCAGATACAGTCAAGCAAGAACTCACTGCAGAAGAGAGGACTGACAAAATGAGAGAATTAACTCAAATGTACTCATCAAAGAAATCTATAAGACAG GCTAGGAAGCTTGATTCGCTACGTCAACAAGAAGATACTGGAAATCAAGAGGAATTTGACAGGAATATAGCCGGGGCAATAAACAAAGAGGCTCTTGAAGTAGCCGTTACCACAGATAATGCTCGAAATATACCACCACATGATCTGGCAGCCACGGCGCCAGAGTTGGCATATCCACTGAACAGGATTATTCTCGAAGGAGAGTGGGATTATCTTTTGGATGTTTTGAAGCTCACAGAAGCTGGAGCAGAAATGAAACCTGATCTTTATCCAAGCTTTGTTTGCAACAGATCCTACAAATTGGAACATATACAG